A genomic window from Klebsiella quasipneumoniae subsp. quasipneumoniae includes:
- a CDS encoding L-rhamnose isomerase: MTTQLEQAWEIAKQRYAAVGVDVEEALRQLDRLPVSMHCWQGDDVAGFENPAGSLTGGIQATGNYPGKARNAQELRADLEQALSLIPGPKRLNLHAIYLESDAPVARNEIKPEHFKNWVEWAKANKLGLDFNPSCFSHPLSADGFTLSHANAEIRQFWIDHCKASRRVSAYFGEQLGTPSVMNIWVPDGMKDITVDRFAPRQRLLNALDEVISEKFDPAHHIDAVESKLFGIGAESYTVGSNEFYMGYATSRQTALCLDAGHFHPTEVISDKISAAMLYIPRLLLHVSRPVRWDSDHVVLLDDETQAIASEIIRHNLFDRVHIGLDFFDASINRIAAWVIGTRNMKKALLRALLEPTDQLRQLENDGDYTARLALLEEQKSLPWQAIWEMYCQRHDTPAGSQWLDNVRAYENAVLSQRG; encoded by the coding sequence ATGACCACTCAACTTGAACAAGCCTGGGAAATTGCTAAGCAGCGCTACGCCGCCGTCGGCGTGGATGTCGAGGAGGCCCTGCGCCAGCTGGACCGTCTGCCCGTATCCATGCACTGCTGGCAGGGTGACGACGTCGCCGGGTTCGAAAATCCGGCGGGAAGCCTGACCGGCGGCATCCAGGCCACCGGCAACTACCCGGGCAAAGCGCGCAATGCTCAGGAGCTGCGCGCCGACCTTGAGCAGGCGCTGAGCCTGATCCCGGGGCCAAAGCGTCTCAACCTGCACGCTATTTATCTGGAATCCGACGCGCCGGTGGCGCGCAATGAGATTAAGCCGGAGCACTTTAAAAACTGGGTTGAGTGGGCGAAAGCCAACAAACTGGGGCTGGATTTCAACCCCTCCTGCTTCTCGCATCCGCTGAGCGCCGACGGCTTTACCTTGTCGCATGCCAACGCTGAGATCCGCCAGTTCTGGATCGACCACTGCAAAGCCAGCCGCCGCGTATCCGCTTATTTTGGCGAACAGCTGGGCACCCCGTCGGTGATGAATATCTGGGTGCCGGACGGCATGAAGGACATTACCGTTGACCGCTTCGCGCCGCGCCAGCGGCTGCTGAACGCGCTGGATGAAGTCATCAGCGAAAAATTCGACCCGGCGCATCACATTGACGCTGTGGAGAGCAAGCTGTTCGGTATCGGCGCCGAAAGCTACACCGTCGGCTCCAACGAGTTCTATATGGGCTACGCCACCAGCCGCCAGACGGCGCTGTGCCTGGATGCCGGCCACTTCCACCCGACGGAGGTCATCTCCGACAAGATCTCCGCCGCCATGCTCTACATCCCGCGTCTGCTACTGCACGTCAGCCGCCCGGTGCGCTGGGACAGCGACCACGTGGTGCTGCTGGATGATGAGACCCAGGCCATCGCCAGCGAAATCATTCGCCATAACCTGTTTGACCGCGTGCACATCGGCCTCGACTTCTTCGATGCCTCCATCAACCGCATCGCGGCCTGGGTGATTGGTACCCGCAATATGAAAAAAGCGCTGCTGCGCGCCCTGCTGGAACCGACCGACCAGCTGCGCCAGCTGGAGAACGACGGCGATTACACCGCCCGCCTGGCGCTGCTCGAAGAGCAAAAATCCCTGCCGTGGCAGGCCATCTGGGAGATGTACTGCCAGCGTCACGACACGCCGGCGGGCAGCCAGTGGCTGGACAACGTGCGGGCTTATGAGAATGCGGTTCTGAGCCAGCGCGGGTAA